The following coding sequences lie in one Pseudomonas sp. B33.4 genomic window:
- a CDS encoding aspartate-semialdehyde dehydrogenase, which produces MTQTLDIAVIGATGTVGETLVQILEERDFPVGNLHLLASSESAGSSVLFRNKNVRVREVDEFDFSKVKLVFFAAGPAITLSYAARAHAAGCSLIDLSGALPADQAPQVVPEANAEVLAGLKAPFQVSSPSPSATTLAVVLTPLLDLIDLQYVNVSASLAMSAQGREAVTELARQTAELLNMRPLEPTFFDRQVAFNLLAQVGTPDAQGHTLLEKRLVRELRQVLALPLLKISATCVQAPVFFGDSFSVTLQSTQAVDLEKVNAALEAAPGIELVEAGDYPTAVGDAVGQDVVYVGRVRNGVDDPAELNLWLTSDNVRKGAALNAVQVAELLIKDLL; this is translated from the coding sequence ATGACCCAGACCCTAGATATTGCCGTGATCGGCGCCACCGGTACTGTCGGCGAAACCCTCGTACAGATTCTCGAAGAGCGCGACTTCCCAGTCGGCAATCTGCACTTGCTGGCGAGCAGCGAATCCGCCGGCAGCTCGGTGCTGTTCCGCAACAAGAACGTGCGCGTACGCGAAGTCGACGAGTTCGATTTCAGCAAGGTCAAACTGGTGTTCTTCGCTGCTGGCCCAGCCATCACTTTGAGCTACGCCGCCCGCGCACATGCCGCCGGTTGTTCGCTGATCGACTTGTCCGGCGCGCTGCCGGCCGATCAGGCGCCGCAAGTGGTGCCGGAAGCCAACGCCGAAGTACTCGCCGGTTTGAAAGCGCCGTTCCAGGTCAGCAGCCCGAGTCCGTCGGCGACCACCCTCGCCGTGGTATTAACGCCGTTGCTCGATCTGATCGACCTGCAATACGTCAATGTCAGCGCCAGCCTGGCGATGTCCGCCCAAGGTCGCGAAGCGGTGACTGAGCTGGCGCGGCAAACTGCCGAGCTGCTGAACATGCGCCCGCTGGAACCAACGTTTTTTGATCGGCAAGTAGCATTCAACCTGCTGGCCCAGGTCGGCACGCCTGACGCGCAGGGCCATACGCTGCTGGAAAAGCGCCTGGTGCGCGAGCTGCGTCAGGTGCTGGCACTGCCTTTATTAAAGATTTCCGCAACTTGCGTTCAAGCCCCGGTGTTTTTTGGCGATAGCTTTAGCGTGACCTTGCAGTCAACGCAGGCTGTCGACCTGGAAAAGGTCAACGCGGCACTCGAAGCAGCGCCGGGTATTGAGCTGGTCGAGGCCGGTGATTACCCGACTGCCGTCGGTGACGCGGTAGGGCAGGATGTTGTCTATGTCGGTCGCGTGCGCAACGGTGTCGACGACCCGGCGGAACTAAATCTGTGGCTGACGTCAGATAACGTACGCAAAGGCGCGGCCCTTAACGCTGTGCAGGTGGCTGAATTGTTGATAAAAGACCTGCTGTAA
- the truA gene encoding tRNA pseudouridine(38-40) synthase TruA codes for MAPDGFYRVALGVEYKGSRYSGWQRQLTGVATVQEELEKALSKVANSPVSLQCAGRTDAGVHACGQVVHFDTTVDRSLKAWVMGANINLPHDISVSWARVMPAHFHARFKAIARRYRYVIYNDQIRPAHLNEEITWNHRPLDVERMAEAAQYLIGTHDFSAFRAGQCQAKSPIKKMHHLRVTRHGKMIVLDIRANAFLHHMVRNIAGVLMTIGAGERPVEWMKEVLESRERRSGGVTAHPYGLYLVQVEYHDEFPLPERFIGPHFLTGFSELDG; via the coding sequence ATGGCCCCCGACGGCTTTTACCGCGTCGCGCTGGGCGTAGAGTACAAAGGCTCGCGCTACAGCGGCTGGCAGCGTCAATTGACGGGTGTGGCGACGGTGCAGGAAGAACTCGAAAAAGCCCTGTCGAAAGTCGCCAATTCGCCGGTTTCGCTGCAGTGCGCCGGGCGCACCGATGCCGGCGTGCATGCCTGCGGACAAGTGGTGCATTTCGATACAACTGTCGATCGTTCGCTGAAGGCCTGGGTCATGGGCGCCAATATCAATCTGCCTCACGACATCAGCGTCAGTTGGGCGCGGGTGATGCCGGCGCATTTTCACGCGCGCTTCAAAGCCATCGCCCGGCGCTATCGCTATGTGATCTACAACGACCAGATCCGCCCGGCGCATCTCAACGAAGAAATCACCTGGAACCATCGCCCGCTCGACGTCGAGCGGATGGCCGAGGCCGCGCAATACCTGATTGGCACCCACGATTTCAGTGCGTTTCGCGCCGGCCAGTGCCAGGCCAAATCGCCGATCAAGAAGATGCATCACCTGCGCGTGACCCGTCACGGCAAGATGATCGTGCTCGATATTCGCGCCAACGCATTCCTGCATCACATGGTGCGCAATATCGCCGGGGTGTTGATGACCATTGGTGCCGGCGAGCGTCCGGTGGAGTGGATGAAGGAAGTGCTGGAGAGTCGCGAGCGTCGCTCCGGCGGTGTCACGGCGCATCCGTACGGCTTGTATCTGGTGCAGGTCGAGTACCACGACGAATTCCCGTTGCCCGAGCGTTTTATCGGGCCACATTTCCTTACGGGATTCTCCGAACTTGACGGCTGA
- a CDS encoding LysR family transcriptional regulator — MDLANLNAFIAIAETGSFSGAGERLHLTQPAISKRIAGLEQQLKVRLFDRLGREVGLTEAGRALLPRAYQILNVLDDTRRALTNLTGEVSGRLTLATSHHIGLHRLPPLLREFTRRYPQVALDIQFLDSEVAYEEILHGRAELAVITLAPEPHALVKATPVWDDPLDFVVAPEHSLINNGAVSLADIAGHPAVFPGGNTFTHHIVQRLFEAQGLTPNIAMSTNYLETIKMMVSIGLAWSVLPRTMLDDQVASIALPGIQLTRQLGYILHTERTLSNAARAFMALLDAQLDLPGT; from the coding sequence ATGGACCTGGCCAACCTCAACGCTTTTATCGCGATTGCCGAGACCGGCAGCTTCTCCGGCGCCGGCGAACGCTTGCACCTGACCCAGCCGGCGATCAGCAAACGCATCGCCGGCCTGGAGCAGCAATTGAAGGTGCGTCTGTTTGATCGACTGGGCCGTGAAGTCGGCCTGACCGAGGCTGGCCGCGCCCTGCTGCCACGGGCTTATCAGATTCTCAACGTGCTCGACGACACCCGCCGCGCCCTGACCAACCTGACCGGTGAAGTCAGCGGCCGCCTGACCCTGGCCACCAGTCACCACATCGGTCTGCACCGTTTGCCGCCGCTATTAAGGGAATTCACTCGCCGCTACCCACAGGTGGCGCTGGATATTCAGTTCCTCGATTCGGAAGTGGCCTACGAGGAAATTCTCCATGGCCGCGCCGAACTGGCGGTCATCACCCTCGCGCCGGAGCCGCACGCACTGGTCAAAGCCACGCCGGTCTGGGACGACCCGCTGGATTTCGTGGTCGCCCCGGAGCATTCGTTGATCAATAACGGCGCCGTCAGTCTGGCGGACATTGCCGGTCATCCGGCGGTTTTCCCCGGCGGCAACACCTTTACTCACCATATTGTCCAACGCTTGTTCGAGGCTCAGGGTCTGACGCCGAACATCGCCATGAGCACCAATTACCTGGAAACCATCAAGATGATGGTCTCGATTGGCCTGGCCTGGAGCGTTTTGCCGCGCACCATGCTCGATGATCAGGTGGCGAGCATCGCTTTGCCGGGCATACAGCTCACTCGCCAGCTAGGCTATATCTTGCACACCGAACGGACGCTATCGAATGCGGCGAGAGCCTTTATGGCATTGCTGGACGCACAACTCGATCTGCCAGGGACTTGA
- a CDS encoding class I SAM-dependent methyltransferase codes for MTSTAQHTQVVQKQFGEQAAAYLSSAVHAQGTEFALLQAELAGRGEARVLDLGCGAGHVSFHVAPLVKEVVAYDLSQQMLDVVAAAAVDRNMRNIATVNGAAERLPFADGEFDFVFSRYSAHHWSDLGVALREVRRVLKPGGVAAFVDVLSPGSPLFDTYLQSVEVLRDTSHVRDYSGAEWLRQVSEAGLHVRSTTRQRLRLEYTSWVERMRTPEVMRAAIRQLQQSMGNEVREYFEIDADGSFSTDVIVLMAER; via the coding sequence ATGACCAGCACCGCCCAACACACTCAGGTCGTACAAAAGCAATTCGGTGAACAGGCCGCCGCCTACCTGAGCAGCGCCGTTCACGCTCAAGGCACTGAATTCGCCCTGCTACAAGCTGAGCTGGCCGGGCGGGGCGAGGCGCGGGTGCTGGATCTGGGGTGTGGCGCCGGTCACGTCAGTTTCCACGTTGCACCGCTGGTCAAGGAAGTGGTCGCCTACGACCTGTCGCAGCAGATGCTCGACGTGGTCGCCGCCGCTGCCGTTGATCGCAACATGCGCAACATTGCCACGGTCAACGGCGCCGCTGAGCGTTTGCCGTTTGCCGATGGCGAGTTCGACTTCGTGTTCAGCCGTTATTCGGCGCATCACTGGAGCGACCTCGGTGTGGCCCTGCGCGAAGTGCGTCGGGTGCTGAAACCGGGCGGTGTGGCGGCGTTCGTTGACGTGTTGTCACCGGGCAGTCCGTTGTTCGACACTTACCTGCAAAGCGTCGAAGTGCTGCGCGACACCAGCCATGTGCGCGATTATTCAGGCGCCGAATGGTTGCGTCAGGTCAGCGAAGCCGGTTTGCATGTGCGCAGTACCACGCGTCAGCGCCTGCGTCTGGAGTACACCAGCTGGGTCGAGCGCATGCGTACGCCCGAAGTGATGCGCGCAGCGATCCGCCAGTTGCAGCAGTCGATGGGCAACGAAGTGCGCGAATATTTTGAGATTGATGCCGACGGCTCGTTCAGTACCGATGTGATCGTACTGATGGCTGAGCGATAA
- the leuB gene encoding 3-isopropylmalate dehydrogenase: MSKQILILPGDGIGPEIMAEAVKVLELANDKYSLGFELSHDVIGGAAIDKHGVPLADETLDRARAADAVLLGAVGGPKWDTIERDIRPERGLLKIRAQLGLFGNLRPAILYPQLADASSLKPEIVAGLDILIVRELTGGIYFGAPRGTRTLENGERQSYDTLPYSESEIRRIARVGFDMAMVRGKKLCSVDKANVLASSQLWREIVEEVAKDYPEVELSHMYVDNAAMQLVRAPKQFDVIVTDNMFGDILSDEASMLTGSIGMLPSASLDSNNKGMYEPCHGSAPDIAGKGIANPLATILSVSMMLRYSFNLHDAADAIEKAVSVVLDQGLRTGDIHSAGCSKVGTQEMGDAVVAALRNL, encoded by the coding sequence ATGAGCAAGCAGATTCTGATTCTCCCAGGTGACGGTATTGGTCCGGAAATCATGGCCGAAGCGGTCAAGGTGCTGGAGCTGGCCAACGACAAGTACAGCCTGGGCTTCGAGCTGAGCCATGACGTGATCGGTGGCGCCGCCATCGACAAGCACGGCGTGCCGCTGGCCGACGAAACCCTCGACCGTGCCCGTGCTGCTGACGCGGTATTGTTGGGCGCTGTCGGTGGCCCGAAATGGGACACTATCGAGCGGGATATCCGCCCTGAGCGCGGTCTGCTGAAAATCCGTGCGCAACTGGGCCTGTTCGGCAACCTGCGTCCGGCGATCCTGTACCCGCAACTGGCGGACGCTTCGAGCCTGAAGCCGGAAATCGTTGCCGGTCTGGACATCCTGATCGTTCGTGAACTGACTGGCGGTATCTACTTCGGCGCGCCACGCGGTACCCGTACTCTGGAAAACGGCGAGCGTCAGTCCTACGACACGCTGCCGTACAGCGAAAGCGAAATCCGCCGCATCGCCCGTGTCGGTTTCGACATGGCCATGGTCCGTGGCAAAAAGCTCTGCTCGGTGGACAAGGCCAACGTGCTGGCGTCCAGCCAACTGTGGCGTGAAATCGTCGAAGAAGTGGCCAAAGACTATCCAGAAGTCGAACTGAGCCACATGTACGTCGACAACGCCGCCATGCAACTGGTGCGCGCGCCGAAGCAGTTCGACGTGATCGTCACCGACAATATGTTCGGCGACATTCTGTCCGACGAAGCGTCGATGCTCACCGGTTCCATCGGCATGCTGCCTTCGGCCTCGCTGGATTCCAACAACAAGGGCATGTATGAGCCTTGCCATGGTTCCGCTCCGGACATCGCCGGTAAAGGCATTGCCAACCCGTTGGCGACCATTCTGTCGGTGTCGATGATGCTGCGTTACAGCTTCAATCTGCATGACGCGGCCGATGCCATCGAGAAAGCCGTGAGCGTGGTGCTGGATCAAGGCTTGCGCACCGGCGACATCCATTCGGCCGGTTGCAGCAAAGTCGGTACGCAGGAAATGGGCGACGCAGTAGTCGCCGCGCTGCGGAATCTGTAA
- the leuC gene encoding 3-isopropylmalate dehydratase large subunit, with translation MAGKTLYDKLWDSHLVKQRDDGSALIYIDRHIIHEVTSPQAFEGLRLAGRKPWRIDANIATPDHNVPTTPERKGGIEAIADQVSRLQVQTLDDNCDEYGIVEFKMNDVRQGIVHVISPEQGATLPGMTVVCGDSHTSTHGAFGALAHGIGTSEVEHVLATQCLVAKKMKNMLVRVEGQLPFGVTAKDIVLAVIGKIGTAGGNGHAIEFAGSAIRDLSVEGRMTICNMSIEAGARVGLVAADQKTVDYVKGRPFAPKGAEWDMAVEAWKDLVSDDDAKFDTVVELDAAQIKPQVSWGTSPEMVLAVDQNVPDPAKEMDLVKRDSIVRALKYMGLTANQAITDIQLDRVFIGSCTNSRIEDLRAAAVIAKGRKVASTIKQAIVVPGSGLVKAQAEAEGLDKIFLEAGFEWREPGCSMCLAMNPDRLESGEHCASTSNRNFEGRQGAGGRTHLVSPAMAAAAAVNGRFIDVRELI, from the coding sequence ATGGCCGGCAAAACGCTCTACGACAAGCTCTGGGATTCGCATTTAGTCAAGCAGCGCGACGATGGCTCGGCGCTGATCTATATCGATCGTCACATCATTCACGAAGTGACTTCGCCGCAAGCCTTTGAAGGCCTGCGTCTGGCCGGGCGCAAGCCTTGGCGCATCGATGCCAACATCGCGACCCCGGACCACAACGTACCAACGACTCCAGAGCGCAAGGGCGGCATCGAAGCCATTGCCGATCAGGTCTCGCGTTTGCAGGTTCAGACCCTCGACGACAACTGCGATGAATACGGCATCGTCGAATTCAAGATGAATGACGTCCGCCAAGGCATCGTCCACGTGATCAGCCCGGAGCAGGGCGCGACCTTGCCGGGCATGACCGTGGTTTGCGGCGACTCGCACACCTCGACCCACGGCGCGTTCGGCGCTCTGGCTCACGGTATCGGCACTTCCGAGGTCGAGCATGTGCTCGCCACCCAGTGTCTGGTCGCCAAGAAAATGAAGAACATGCTGGTGCGCGTTGAAGGGCAATTGCCGTTCGGCGTGACCGCCAAGGACATCGTTCTCGCGGTCATCGGCAAGATCGGCACCGCCGGCGGCAACGGCCACGCCATCGAATTCGCTGGCAGCGCGATCCGCGACTTGTCCGTCGAAGGCCGCATGACCATCTGCAACATGTCCATCGAAGCCGGCGCCCGCGTTGGTTTGGTAGCGGCGGATCAGAAGACTGTCGACTACGTGAAGGGCCGTCCATTCGCCCCGAAAGGCGCGGAATGGGACATGGCCGTCGAAGCCTGGAAAGACCTGGTCTCCGATGACGACGCCAAGTTCGACACTGTGGTCGAGCTCGACGCTGCGCAGATCAAACCGCAAGTCAGCTGGGGCACTTCGCCGGAAATGGTTTTGGCCGTTGATCAGAACGTGCCGGACCCGGCCAAAGAGATGGATCTGGTCAAGCGCGACTCGATCGTCCGCGCCTTGAAATACATGGGTTTGACCGCCAATCAGGCGATCACCGACATTCAACTGGATCGCGTGTTCATCGGTTCCTGCACCAACTCGCGCATCGAAGATTTGCGCGCTGCGGCGGTGATCGCCAAGGGCCGCAAAGTCGCTTCGACCATCAAGCAGGCGATCGTGGTGCCGGGCTCGGGTCTGGTCAAGGCTCAGGCAGAAGCCGAGGGTCTCGACAAGATTTTCCTCGAAGCCGGTTTCGAATGGCGTGAGCCGGGTTGCTCGATGTGTCTGGCAATGAACCCGGACCGTTTGGAGTCCGGCGAACACTGCGCCTCGACGTCCAACCGTAACTTCGAAGGCCGTCAGGGCGCCGGTGGCCGTACCCACCTCGTCAGCCCGGCCATGGCGGCGGCGGCAGCGGTGAACGGTCGTTTCATCGACGTTCGTGAATTGATCTAA
- a CDS encoding FimV/HubP family polar landmark protein, whose translation MVQVRKLVLAIAAASALSSGMAHALGLGELTLKSTLNQPLVAEIELLDVKDLTAAEVVPSLASHEDFAKAGVDRQAFLNDLTFTPVLNASGKSVLRVTSSKPLSEPMVKFLVQVMWPNGRLLRDYSVLLDPSKFSPQTADAAAQPAPSQTITAPTTGATHPTQYTTTPRDTLWEIAAKARNGGSVQQTMLAIQALNPDAFIGGNINRLKTGQVLRLPDAVQSTALPQSKAIAEVAAQNEAWRQGRRYVAKPGTGQQQLDATSRGRGNAGAAQNAQDNLSLVSAESAKTRGKGPAGDAKALSNKLAVTQESLDTTRRDNEELKSRVSDLQSQMDKLQKLIELKNNQLAKLQAEGAGAAPAANPAAPAVPAITAELAATPPATPAEAAPTPESAIAPPAETPVEPVVAPKPPVDEEKTFNELLTNPILLGLIGGGAVVLLLLLLLLARRRKAQQEAEKHLRMARALSEEQEFSAEQELPESSFEGLETPAASVKLNTPAPAPAPAPVAAPIVAPVVMAEPIAAPLVAPAAERSDDVLDKAQSHINAGRLNQAAALLEEGVSLEPQRSDLRLKLMEVYGQQGDRDAFVGQERQLVANGDNFAKVEELKSRFPAMAMVAASGLAAAAVAAELDAQYVKDLLLDEPEAPAPAPAEDDLDSAFDLSLDDLDNITPVEPAPVVEPEAPVELDEFPSDDDLSFESVLQQQTDIKENLDDLSDFDLDLDLGAEPAPAVDLADDDFLLDLDEGVKDLPPVEPPVVADVPQDDLELPADFDLSLADEMDSNPAAEPDAFAAELDDVNAELDRLSQTIAEPTFTEADAAIGGDLGEDDFDFLAGTDEAATKLDLAQAYIDMGDSDGARDILNEVLTEGDEKQRGEAKDMLSSL comes from the coding sequence ATGGTTCAAGTTCGCAAACTGGTGTTAGCAATAGCGGCCGCCTCGGCGCTGTCCTCCGGTATGGCGCATGCCCTCGGGCTCGGGGAGCTGACCCTGAAGTCGACCCTGAACCAGCCGCTGGTGGCTGAAATCGAGCTGCTCGACGTCAAGGATCTCACCGCTGCCGAAGTGGTGCCGAGCCTGGCTTCCCATGAAGATTTCGCCAAGGCCGGCGTTGATCGCCAAGCCTTCCTCAACGATCTGACCTTTACTCCGGTGCTCAACGCCAGCGGCAAAAGCGTGCTGCGCGTCACCTCGAGCAAACCGTTGTCGGAGCCGATGGTGAAGTTCCTCGTGCAGGTGATGTGGCCGAACGGCCGTCTGCTGCGCGATTACAGCGTGCTGCTCGATCCTTCGAAGTTCTCGCCACAGACCGCTGATGCCGCCGCGCAACCGGCGCCATCGCAGACCATCACCGCGCCGACCACGGGCGCCACGCACCCGACGCAATACACCACCACGCCGCGCGATACCCTGTGGGAAATCGCCGCGAAGGCGCGCAACGGTGGTTCGGTGCAGCAGACCATGCTGGCCATTCAAGCGTTGAACCCGGATGCATTCATCGGTGGCAACATCAACCGACTGAAAACCGGTCAGGTTTTGCGTCTGCCGGATGCAGTGCAAAGCACAGCGTTGCCACAGTCCAAGGCGATTGCCGAAGTCGCGGCGCAGAACGAGGCCTGGCGTCAGGGGCGTCGTTATGTGGCCAAGCCGGGCACCGGCCAGCAGCAGCTCGATGCGACCAGCCGTGGTCGCGGCAACGCCGGTGCAGCGCAAAACGCGCAGGACAATCTGAGCCTGGTCTCCGCTGAAAGCGCCAAGACGCGCGGCAAAGGCCCGGCGGGTGATGCGAAGGCCTTGAGCAACAAGCTCGCGGTCACTCAGGAAAGCCTCGACACGACCCGTCGTGACAATGAGGAACTGAAGAGCCGCGTATCCGATCTGCAAAGCCAGATGGACAAGCTGCAAAAGCTGATCGAATTGAAGAACAACCAACTGGCGAAACTGCAGGCTGAAGGGGCGGGCGCTGCGCCAGCTGCCAATCCTGCTGCCCCTGCGGTTCCGGCAATCACTGCTGAACTGGCTGCCACGCCGCCGGCCACCCCGGCAGAAGCAGCACCGACGCCTGAGTCGGCGATTGCGCCTCCGGCTGAAACACCGGTTGAACCTGTTGTAGCGCCGAAGCCGCCTGTCGATGAAGAGAAAACCTTCAACGAACTGCTGACCAACCCGATTCTGCTGGGCCTGATCGGTGGTGGCGCAGTCGTTCTGCTGCTCCTGCTGTTGCTGCTGGCGCGTCGTCGCAAAGCTCAGCAGGAAGCCGAGAAGCATCTGCGTATGGCCCGTGCCCTGTCGGAAGAGCAAGAGTTCTCCGCTGAGCAGGAGCTGCCGGAAAGCAGTTTCGAAGGTCTGGAAACGCCGGCCGCTAGTGTCAAACTCAACACCCCGGCGCCTGCACCTGCTCCGGCACCCGTAGCGGCTCCGATAGTCGCCCCGGTCGTGATGGCTGAGCCGATTGCCGCGCCCCTGGTGGCGCCGGCCGCCGAGCGTTCCGACGACGTACTCGACAAGGCGCAGTCGCACATCAACGCCGGTCGTTTGAATCAGGCTGCCGCGTTGCTGGAGGAGGGCGTCAGCCTGGAGCCGCAGCGCAGCGATCTGCGTCTGAAACTGATGGAAGTCTACGGTCAGCAGGGCGACCGCGATGCTTTCGTCGGCCAGGAGCGTCAGTTGGTGGCCAATGGCGACAACTTCGCCAAGGTCGAAGAGCTGAAAAGCCGCTTCCCGGCCATGGCCATGGTCGCTGCTTCGGGTCTGGCCGCTGCTGCCGTGGCTGCCGAGCTGGACGCGCAATACGTCAAGGATCTGCTGCTGGATGAGCCTGAAGCACCTGCGCCAGCGCCAGCGGAAGACGATCTGGACAGCGCGTTTGATCTGAGCCTGGACGATCTCGATAACATCACCCCGGTAGAGCCTGCGCCCGTGGTTGAGCCAGAAGCGCCGGTCGAGCTGGACGAGTTCCCGTCCGACGACGACCTGAGCTTCGAATCGGTGCTGCAACAGCAGACCGATATCAAAGAGAATCTGGATGACCTGTCGGACTTCGATCTCGATCTGGACCTCGGTGCCGAGCCGGCGCCAGCGGTTGATCTGGCGGACGATGACTTCCTGCTGGATCTGGACGAAGGCGTGAAGGATCTGCCTCCGGTCGAGCCGCCGGTGGTGGCTGACGTGCCACAGGATGATCTGGAGCTGCCGGCCGATTTCGATCTGTCGCTGGCCGACGAAATGGACAGCAATCCGGCGGCGGAACCTGATGCGTTCGCCGCTGAACTGGATGATGTCAACGCCGAGCTGGATCGTCTGTCGCAAACCATTGCAGAGCCGACCTTCACCGAGGCCGATGCGGCAATCGGTGGTGATCTGGGCGAAGATGATTTCGACTTCCTCGCCGGCACTGATGAAGCGGCGACCAAGCTCGATCTGGCTCAGGCCTATATCGACATGGGCGACAGCGATGGTGCGCGCGATATCCTCAACGAAGTGTTGACCGAGGGTGACGAGAAGCAGCGGGGCGAGGCCAAGGACATGCTTTCGAGCTTGTAG
- the asd gene encoding aspartate-semialdehyde dehydrogenase — translation MKRVGLIGWRGMVGSVLMQRMLEEQDFDLIEPVFFTTSNVGGQGPSVGKDIAPLKDAYSIDELKTLDVILTCQGGDYTSEVFPKLREAGWQGYWIDAASSLRMNDDAVIILDPVNRKVIDQQLDAGTKNYIGGNCTVSLMLMGLGGLFEAGLVEWMSAMTYQAASGAGAQNMRELIKQMGATHAAVADQLADPASAILDIDRRVADAMRSEAYPTENFGVPLAGSLIPWIDKELPNGQSREEWKAQAETNKILGRFKSPIPVDGICVRIGAMRCHSQALTIKLNKDVPIADIEGLISQHNPWVKLVPNQREISMQELSPTKVTGTLNVPVGRLRKLNMGSQFVGAFTVGDQLLWGAAEPLRRMLRILLER, via the coding sequence ATGAAACGTGTAGGTCTGATCGGTTGGCGCGGGATGGTCGGTTCCGTGCTCATGCAGCGGATGCTGGAAGAGCAGGATTTCGATCTAATCGAGCCGGTGTTTTTCACCACGTCCAACGTCGGTGGCCAAGGCCCGTCCGTGGGCAAGGACATTGCTCCGCTCAAGGATGCTTACAGCATTGATGAGCTGAAGACCCTCGACGTGATTCTGACCTGCCAGGGCGGCGACTACACCAGCGAAGTGTTCCCGAAGCTGCGCGAAGCCGGCTGGCAGGGTTACTGGATCGACGCGGCCTCGAGCCTGCGCATGAACGATGACGCGGTGATCATTCTTGATCCGGTCAACCGTAAGGTCATCGACCAGCAGCTCGACGCGGGCACCAAGAACTACATCGGCGGCAACTGCACCGTCAGTCTGATGCTGATGGGCCTGGGCGGTCTGTTCGAAGCCGGTCTGGTCGAGTGGATGAGCGCCATGACCTATCAGGCGGCCTCCGGTGCCGGCGCGCAGAACATGCGTGAACTGATCAAGCAAATGGGCGCGACCCACGCCGCTGTCGCCGATCAACTGGCCGATCCGGCCAGCGCGATTCTCGACATCGACCGTCGCGTAGCGGATGCCATGCGCAGCGAAGCGTACCCGACCGAAAACTTCGGCGTACCGCTGGCCGGCAGCCTGATCCCGTGGATCGACAAGGAACTGCCGAACGGTCAGAGCCGCGAAGAGTGGAAAGCCCAGGCCGAGACCAACAAGATCCTCGGTCGCTTCAAGAGCCCGATCCCGGTCGACGGCATCTGCGTGCGCATCGGCGCCATGCGGTGCCACAGCCAGGCGCTGACCATCAAGCTGAACAAAGACGTACCGATCGCCGATATCGAAGGGCTGATCAGTCAGCACAACCCTTGGGTCAAACTGGTCCCGAACCAGCGCGAAATCAGCATGCAGGAGCTGAGCCCGACCAAGGTCACCGGCACCCTGAATGTTCCGGTCGGTCGTCTGCGCAAGCTGAACATGGGTTCGCAGTTCGTCGGTGCTTTCACCGTCGGCGACCAACTGCTGTGGGGCGCGGCCGAACCGCTGCGTCGCATGTTGCGGATTTTGCTTGAGCGTTGA
- the leuD gene encoding 3-isopropylmalate dehydratase small subunit, whose amino-acid sequence MKAFTQHTGLVAPLDRANVDTDQIIPKQFLKSIKRTGFGPNLFDEWRYLDVGQPYQDNSKRPLNKDFVLNAERYQGASVLLARENFGCGSSREHAPWALEEYGFRSIIAPSYADIFFNNSFKNGLLPIILSDAEVDELFKQVEAEPGYQLQVDLQAQTVTRPDGKVYSFEIDAFRKHCLLNGLDDIGLTLQDGDAIATFEAKHRVSQPWLFRDA is encoded by the coding sequence ATGAAAGCTTTTACCCAGCACACTGGTCTTGTCGCGCCTCTGGATCGTGCCAACGTCGACACCGATCAGATCATTCCAAAGCAGTTCTTGAAGTCGATCAAACGCACCGGTTTCGGTCCGAATCTGTTCGACGAGTGGCGTTATCTGGATGTCGGGCAACCGTATCAGGACAACTCCAAGCGTCCGCTGAACAAGGACTTCGTCCTCAACGCCGAGCGCTACCAAGGCGCCAGCGTTTTGCTCGCTCGCGAGAACTTCGGTTGCGGTTCCAGCCGTGAGCACGCGCCGTGGGCGCTGGAAGAATACGGTTTCCGCAGCATCATCGCGCCGAGCTATGCCGACATTTTCTTCAACAACAGCTTCAAGAACGGCTTGCTGCCGATCATCTTGAGCGACGCCGAAGTCGATGAATTGTTCAAGCAAGTTGAGGCTGAGCCGGGCTATCAATTGCAGGTCGATCTGCAAGCGCAGACCGTGACCCGCCCGGATGGCAAGGTGTACAGCTTTGAGATCGATGCGTTCCGCAAGCATTGCCTGTTGAACGGTCTGGACGATATCGGTTTGACCTTGCAGGACGGTGATGCGATTGCGACGTTTGAGGCCAAGCATCGTGTGAGCCAGCCGTGGTTGTTTCGCGACGCATAA